In one window of Bdellovibrio bacteriovorus W DNA:
- a CDS encoding hypothetical protein (COG1027 Aspartate ammonia-lyase): protein MKKILKIRNALLIAILALLTGCAVSFKKKHWDLPPKATNEISVMYFNVENLFDTVHDEGKNDYTFLPAALKQTNPEFNKACRDPKLNNSAYRVGECLSTDWNEIQLDKKLRNLSQIVLGVDGNGPDVLGLIEVENENVLQIWNKGHLKPANYQTVVLLEGPDGRGIDVGLMSRLPVVGKPILHNIPWKAKNDKDKEWMEKSRGILEVTLKAPNGDPITFFVAHFPSQANPTYWRQQAAEFLAKLMKDKGPDAMVIGGGDLNITHDEEKKEKIFKDTLGQAGAISHFVGCKECPGTHNYRRSWSFLDVKVFSPALLADGKASYQMLPNTIDVIRYDDLHLRKGKYPKRWDYDKIDGVSDHFPLYVRLKQRSEAKTPIKEVPAPAKKTSSKK, encoded by the coding sequence ATGAAAAAAATACTCAAGATTAGAAACGCCCTCTTAATAGCCATCCTTGCCCTTCTTACCGGTTGTGCGGTCAGCTTCAAAAAGAAGCATTGGGATTTACCTCCTAAGGCCACCAATGAGATTTCTGTGATGTACTTCAACGTAGAGAATCTCTTCGACACCGTTCATGATGAAGGAAAAAACGACTACACTTTCTTGCCTGCCGCTCTCAAGCAAACCAATCCTGAGTTCAACAAAGCTTGCCGCGATCCAAAACTTAATAACTCTGCCTACAGAGTGGGAGAGTGCCTTTCAACGGACTGGAACGAAATTCAACTTGACAAGAAACTTAGAAATCTATCGCAAATCGTTCTGGGCGTAGATGGTAACGGTCCTGATGTTTTGGGCCTCATCGAAGTTGAAAATGAAAACGTTCTACAAATTTGGAACAAGGGGCATTTAAAGCCAGCCAATTACCAGACAGTGGTTCTTCTTGAGGGACCGGATGGACGTGGAATTGACGTAGGTTTGATGTCACGTTTACCAGTTGTTGGAAAACCAATTTTGCACAATATTCCGTGGAAAGCAAAAAACGACAAAGACAAAGAGTGGATGGAGAAGTCCCGTGGTATTTTAGAGGTCACTCTCAAAGCTCCTAATGGCGACCCAATCACGTTCTTTGTAGCCCACTTCCCGTCTCAAGCAAATCCGACATACTGGCGCCAACAGGCCGCTGAGTTCTTAGCAAAGCTTATGAAGGATAAGGGCCCAGATGCGATGGTCATCGGCGGTGGGGACTTAAACATCACGCACGACGAAGAAAAGAAAGAGAAGATCTTTAAAGATACTCTTGGGCAAGCTGGAGCGATCTCTCACTTCGTGGGTTGCAAAGAGTGCCCAGGAACGCATAACTACCGCCGTTCATGGTCATTCCTCGACGTAAAAGTTTTCTCTCCAGCATTACTCGCTGATGGGAAAGCAAGCTACCAAATGCTTCCAAACACAATCGACGTGATTCGCTACGACGATCTTCACCTACGTAAAGGCAAGTACCCTAAACGCTGGGACTACGACAAAATCGACGGAGTATCAGATCACTTCCCACTTTATGTGCGACTAAAACAAAGAAGCGAAGCTAAAACTCCTATCAAAGAAGTTCCAGCTCCCGCTAAGAAAACCAGCTCCAAAAAGTAG
- a CDS encoding hypothetical protein (COG0116 Predicted N6-adenine-specific DNA methylase): protein MQFFIATPLGFEESVCEEIKAVWPRLLNKSAQPLTEPLPELKVLKGGVELECDFFIGLQFNFFLKTANRVLLRLAQFKAKDFPSFYGRFKVLPWKDYFHSSAIQFSVAAQTSRLNNEKRIQESAQAALDEIFGKNESEELQDGIFIRFANDLCTISLDTTGEHLHKRGWGQLKGEAPLRETLAAKMLQELLKSAPEAGDEIVLMDPMMGSGTFLSEAMGWAAGHFSRAYAFQAWKRAPKLFQADKFYLNYKSFPKNPFKELYGVDLSEKMQKSAEKNLQQVAEALVQQRAPTAPAFKVFQGDALKGHENLPQGAWLVVNPPYGERIEQSSESLRSLIEGLIAVYSPQKMGLLFPRSGGKVKAPKGYRLQEQVSISNGGIPCLFNIFTLM, encoded by the coding sequence ATGCAGTTTTTTATCGCGACTCCTCTGGGATTTGAAGAATCTGTCTGTGAAGAAATCAAGGCCGTTTGGCCAAGACTTCTGAATAAGTCTGCACAGCCACTCACAGAGCCTCTGCCAGAACTGAAAGTTCTAAAAGGGGGAGTCGAGCTTGAGTGCGATTTTTTTATTGGACTTCAGTTTAATTTCTTTCTTAAAACCGCCAACCGAGTCTTATTGCGATTAGCGCAATTTAAAGCCAAAGACTTCCCAAGCTTCTACGGTCGCTTTAAAGTTCTGCCTTGGAAAGACTATTTCCACTCATCTGCCATTCAGTTTTCAGTAGCCGCTCAAACAAGCCGCCTGAATAACGAAAAACGTATTCAAGAAAGTGCTCAAGCAGCATTGGATGAGATCTTCGGAAAAAACGAATCAGAGGAACTGCAAGACGGAATTTTTATTCGCTTCGCAAATGATCTTTGTACTATCAGTTTGGACACCACAGGTGAGCATCTTCATAAGCGAGGTTGGGGGCAGCTCAAAGGTGAAGCCCCACTCCGTGAAACTTTAGCAGCGAAAATGCTTCAAGAGCTTTTAAAATCAGCTCCAGAGGCTGGCGATGAGATTGTCTTAATGGACCCAATGATGGGTTCTGGAACTTTCCTTTCTGAAGCGATGGGATGGGCCGCGGGGCACTTTTCGCGCGCCTATGCTTTTCAGGCTTGGAAGAGGGCGCCTAAACTATTTCAAGCAGACAAGTTTTATCTGAATTACAAAAGCTTTCCTAAGAATCCATTTAAAGAGCTTTATGGAGTGGATCTCTCTGAAAAGATGCAAAAGTCTGCAGAGAAGAATCTTCAGCAAGTTGCCGAAGCTCTTGTGCAGCAACGCGCGCCAACGGCACCTGCATTTAAAGTCTTTCAAGGAGATGCTCTGAAGGGGCATGAAAACCTTCCCCAGGGGGCTTGGTTGGTCGTCAATCCGCCGTATGGTGAAAGAATTGAGCAGTCTTCAGAAAGCTTGAGATCTCTCATTGAGGGGCTTATTGCGGTTTATAGCCCTCAAAAGATGGGTTTACTTTTTCCTCGCAGCGGGGGGAAGGTTAAGGCCCCTAAGGGTTATCGCCTGCAGGAGCAAGTTTCTATTAGCAATGGCGGGATACCCTGCCTGTTTAATATTTTTACACTCATGTAA
- a CDS encoding heptosyltransferase (COG0859 ADP-heptose:LPS heptosyltransferase) has translation MDFGPAKNAKFLIIRFSAFGDVVQTLSVPAAIKNSYPEAEVHWVSRRDMQGLLVTHPQIKKVWSFERKSGLMGLFQLALEMRRENYTHIYDAHNNLRSRVLCLILRPFGPLSSSHFIRRSIRRFKRILLFQFRINKFEMPFSGQRDLLEPLKPWGISKVPPAAPQLFITDEDLKKAFAAMDESHDWIALAPSAAHILKRWPVSYWKDLIAREPTKKFILLGGPEDKFLEEIAATAADRVKNLAGKISLTVSAGVVAQSKLLISNDTWLLHAAEQLGKPAIALMGPAPFGFPSRATTNILERDLPCRPCSKHGQGPCVNKEKFHQCMVDITPSEVASTMNEMI, from the coding sequence ATGGATTTCGGGCCTGCAAAAAATGCTAAATTTTTAATCATTCGTTTTTCTGCTTTTGGGGATGTGGTGCAAACACTGAGCGTCCCCGCTGCTATTAAAAACAGCTATCCTGAAGCTGAAGTTCACTGGGTGAGTCGTCGCGATATGCAGGGCCTCTTAGTAACTCACCCACAAATCAAAAAAGTATGGTCCTTTGAACGCAAATCCGGATTAATGGGTCTTTTTCAATTAGCATTAGAAATGCGTCGCGAGAACTATACACATATATATGATGCTCATAACAACTTACGCTCTCGCGTTCTGTGTCTGATCCTAAGACCATTTGGTCCTCTTTCTTCTTCACACTTTATTCGCCGCTCGATCAGACGTTTTAAACGTATTTTACTTTTTCAATTTCGTATCAATAAATTTGAAATGCCTTTTTCGGGTCAAAGAGATCTTCTTGAACCTCTGAAGCCCTGGGGCATTTCTAAAGTTCCTCCAGCAGCTCCACAGCTTTTCATCACAGATGAAGATTTGAAAAAAGCTTTCGCTGCCATGGATGAATCTCACGATTGGATTGCCCTAGCTCCTTCAGCAGCTCACATCCTGAAGCGCTGGCCTGTGAGTTATTGGAAAGATCTTATAGCTCGCGAGCCCACTAAGAAATTTATTCTCTTGGGCGGACCAGAAGATAAGTTTCTTGAAGAGATCGCAGCCACGGCCGCTGATCGCGTAAAGAACTTAGCTGGTAAAATTAGCCTAACCGTCAGTGCTGGAGTTGTGGCGCAATCAAAGCTGCTGATCTCTAATGATACATGGCTCTTGCATGCCGCTGAACAATTAGGTAAACCGGCTATCGCTTTGATGGGGCCAGCACCTTTTGGTTTCCCTTCGCGCGCGACGACGAATATTCTTGAAAGAGATCTTCCTTGTCGCCCTTGCAGCAAGCACGGCCAAGGCCCTTGCGTGAATAAAGAAAAATTCCACCAATGCATGGTTGATATCACACCTAGTGAAGTCGCTTCGACCATGAATGAAATGATTTAA